The Amyelois transitella isolate CPQ chromosome 7, ilAmyTran1.1, whole genome shotgun sequence genomic sequence tattcaatagaGAAATTTAACTTATTGGTCAATGAAGGTCATAACAAAGTTTGATATGCACCTTAATTATGTAGGAATAAATAGACatgttaattaatatgtaCGCTGGAATGCTTTTTAAAAACGCACCTTAAATGCAGAAGCATAATGACCCAGGCCAAGACCAATAGGCCATGTCTCCTCactagaaatataaaaaatatttttttttccataaaaaagaaaaaaaaatacataaatatacataaactatgtatgtataaacaataatttagattttctTTCCTAGAACATTCTACGTACAACACAGGATCGACCTACGGAATGCAAGAAAGAAAGCCTTGGAAGCAGAAGATCGAAAAGAAGATGAAGTTAAGAAGAATCCAATCACATTATACAATCCGGACGTCAAGCCAAATGTGGATCTTAAAACGGATGTCATTATTTTACCTAACATAGATTTACTCGATACTATTAAGAaagaaacttaaaataaacctAATGATATTGttccttaaaaaatacaatcctTTGGTACACCAAAGGTCGTGCGAGGTTAACCCGATCAAACGCATTGCATTATTGTTACCACTGGTTGGCactgattataaaaattaatataattcgaTGATAAATCACTTCAAATAGTTTTGAttgagtaaaactcgcactaacctaTAGGAGTAATGTGACAATCATGCGTAACGCCtaatgatgggattgagaAATCGATTTTCTAAAGATCTTTTTGGTtcgaaaataattcaatttcgGACAGACACCTAATGATGTCCACGGCAGAAGAAGGTTTAACATGACCTGTTCCTCGAGACTTGACtcctataagtattttaactagttatgttacttatttataatgtagttttaatattaacattaatatttctgCCCTTGGGATAGCTCAATTGAAgtctatgtaaaaataatatgttgacCATTACACtcgtaatttgtaattttaaacaattacataacataacaacGACCAGTGTTAAAAATTAACGTACCATATTGTACATTCAGTATTTAACATAACTGCAACATAATGATGTCATGTtttcataataacattttctgTGTCAGACCATGTTTTTGCATTAATTGCAaaaaatagatagatatataaaatctttattgcaccaaaagaaaacagAACATATGGGcataaaaaagtttatctaTTGATGCTTGGCACCACTGGCACACTATTAATTAAGCATGTAATAGCCAACGCAAcacaaatttatcaaaatccgtccagtaatagtattttttttatatatgacgGCAGGACAAATAGAAATATCAAAAAACCTTcgtaaacaaacaattttcttcATAAGGTTTAAACCTTatgaagaaaatttaatttgatttcacCGATTTTGAGTGCGCACAAAACTACTAGCTCaatacttgtttgtttgtttgtaatatctttattgtaaatacgaaagttcaataaattgttaagacaaaatatacaaaggcggactttcAGTCAACCATGGAATAACTAAGCGGAgagttaattaaatacttttccCTGACGAATCCATCTATTAtccttaattttaatatttttcattcataattagatataatataaatgtattttataccTTATTTAATTCAGATGTCATTATTCGCAATTGTTCTTAACACCACTGCAATATAATggaaattttctaaaaaagtTTAGTGTGGAAAGTATTACATTAAGTCGTAAGTAATTGTTACCTATTTTCGTTAAGAGAGttgttataatatgtatatttggattttataTGAGAAGTTGTAAGTTTTTAAGCAAAAAGTTTAATGTACCATTATTTTCCAGTTTATGATTGAAATTCCGTAGTATTATTAATTGTGTTTTAGTTGTAACGAATCTACTTAgatgtataaaatgtaattttgaaattaaaacctaaaactataatgttgttttaatatgtatttggTTGTTTATGtagttgtttatattttacaatgtttattattttaactagaTGATGCTCACGACTTCGTTCGTATTTGTTTGTTCAATTATACCGAAAAAATGTGACGGTTATTTTGTTGATACGAGTAATAATAAAGTACCCTGTTATACACCCAACATGgactttttaaacaaaattaaacacaCACCGTTTGAGCTGGCTCCAAAATTGAGAAtgcaacatacatacgtaatcACGTTTAAATCCCTTACGGGGGAATCAGAGCCAGCAGTTCGGAAAGACTGGACGCCCACGTTTGGCTGCAGGGCTTAATGATTAAATTGAGAtcctaatagtgacaggttgctagcccatcgtcttaaagaagaatcccacgtttataaGCATTTCCCTGGATTGGCTATTCCAATCAGTGTGGGATACCATTGCCAATCGATAGTCCAGTATCAATAGTCCAGTATCGATAGTCCAGTATCGATAGTCCAGTATCGATAGTTGAGTAAAAGTTATGTCGAGGGTATCGATAGTTGCGATAGTATTGATACTAATTCTGCTGACGATTACAACTAGCTATCGATAGTTTTGTATTCTACGATACTTTTGTACCAAAATGTAGTTTAATAGTAGTGATTTTTCGGCAACGCTAGTGTAGGAAGCGAAGCAGCTTCTCGCACCCCGGGCACCTCTCTGAAGGGGTTAACATGTACACTAATACCTAcaggataaataaaaaaagcagcGGCCAACCATGATGTTCTTTTCTTCATGACGAATACCTGACCAGCATGGAGttcactaaataaatattatattttaaactttccgTCACGAATTCACcgtctgatattttttttgagcTGTTTTGTATCTAATCATATCAAACGTAATTATGTTATATCTATCGATACATTATTCATGCACTATCTAAAATTAGCATAACTCATTCGCATGAatggtttatatttttgagaaaGATTAATAACGAAATactttaatattgtaaatgtacATGTTTACTAAGGAAGGTTATAGAAAGCGAATAAAGAAGTTGATACATtgcctataaaataaattattttatataaaaattacaaaaaatatttatattaattcaatgtaaatttatattaattaaaaaatatttatattaattcaatgtatttcagTTTCGATACAAATATCATAGGCAAGATTGATATGAAATAATCATGAGAACCAATGTAAACTGACAAAATACCGCACTCTTATTAAGTGAACTTGACTTGAACTGAAATTATATTTCCTACACGAAGTTTCTGATTCATATTCTTAACACATATTATGAAACAGCATGCTCTCGATTACtcaaattcttaaatattttttctaagcaaaatatataatcaatatttaaataatcataaCTGGTCATAACGAAATACTAAAATTAGATGTCTCCTTTATAACGAACGTACTATCGAGTGAATCGTTTCGCAGATAGCACGATGGTATAAATgtttaatcacattttaatCAGTCAGTTGACAATATGCTttgttaaaatacaaattgtaGTAACGAAACAATAATGGAATTGCAAGAAAGCAACACTAACCTAACTTTAGAAAATGAACCAAAAGAAGACGATCCATTACATGAAAATGGAAAAAGAACACAAAAGAAGAAACCTGTTGGTGAATGGATAATAAATGtgtttaaaaacataacagtGGAGccttctgtatttttttacatagttCCAATGGTGATCACGGGGCTTCCTTCACAAAATCTCGCTTTAGAAAAAGCATGTAGAGTAAATCTCCAATATTCAACTGATATATGTGATTCGCTGATGAACCAGACGTTGGAAAGTCAGAACCAATATGAAAGAGAAGTACAGAAAGTTCTCTCGTCCGCTTTAACCGTCAAAACGTACATGACCGCTGCAATACCATGTTTGTTGACCCTTTTCATTGGTTGCTATTCGGACCAAACGGGTTacagaaaagtatttataacattacctATGTTCGGACAAATCTTGGGATGTATCAACGGTGTTATTaacgtgtattttttttcggtTACAAATTTACAGACATTTTTATATGTGGGAGCAGTACTCGATGGTATTACTGGAGGGATGTGTGTGTTTGGCACTataatttttgcatttatagcATCTATTACGACTGCTGAAAATAGGACTTTTAGAGTTGGAATAGTGAACTTTTGTTTATCAGTTGGTTTTCCTGTCGGGTTGTCATTGAGTGGTATTTTATTGCGAAGTATTGGATACTACGGCTGCTACGGAATGTCGGCGGGTTTGCAAATGTTGAACTTGTTATATACTCTCGTGGTGTTGAAGGACCCACCTAGAAATGAAGAACAAAAAAAGGTAAGATTTTTAAGATATGCAGTAGCTCATTCTCTAGTTTTCTGACTTTTACTTGATAGATCATCTTATATCATTTAGATGAATAAGATAAAATCTTGCTCCTAAGTCTTAACACGCCTTTTtctaataaactttaatttttaatgaatggAGAATTGTTATTGCAGATGctggtataattttttttttttgtaataaactttAACCTTTAATAATGattcaattttgtatgtactGATCTATGACAATTTACTGATAAAAGTCTTCAAGCAAGTTTTAGGTTTGGAGATTTTGGTTATCTTCTGTTAATATATTCAGAttctatttgtttaatatcAATACActgaattttgttttctttttaactaaATTCTGCTTCTTTgccgatttgttaattgtgtGAACCAcgtaaacattttgaattgtAATCTATGGTAAagataatatagtttttttatcgtgataaaaagaaaaacacggCCATTAAATTAGGTCATAGCATGTCAAAAATAGATGATAATGACtttgattggcttttacattacaattgaaactatattgattgattttgtGACTTTCTTATAATGACATCAACGACTTCTTATCTACTAAttacgaaaataatttttacagaaaaatagatcaacccaaaaaaaaatgaattaacgTGTATCTCATTTAattgagccatacagttgaatgtggcctttcagtatttctgagattattggctttgtcttctccgtaagagataaagactaGAATTCGGCGTACGAGTTGAAATGAAACAAGCATcagctaaaaattaaaaaattgtggaGCCGTAGTTACGCTAATTTAAATACTGTTAATCGTTTTTAATAACTTGTAAACCTCAGACTTCAGTAACATTGACTGACTCATAAGGTCATGATATCTAAAAGATCACATATGTCACAGATTATGGTAACTTTCAAGAGATTTACGGCTGCATCACATCTTATATCTAATCGTATCAATCATAGTATTAATATCAATGTATGATTCGCGGCTATGTCAAAGTAAGATGAGTCAACGATGAGAAAGACACTGTATTTTGATACTGTATCTTAAAAGCCTTTAGTAATTTGACTAAGAAGGTAATCTAATGTGTTTACTTCTTATGTCTAAttgatagatattttttatatcttcagTAACTTTTTGTCATTAATCGTGCAAAAAAAGCGTCGTTTTTATAATTGCAGCGGATGGCGAATAGAACATGTATGGCTCGTAATCCTTTTCTGATAGGCAATCATACACATTTTAAGAAAACCCACATCACAAAGCCGCATCATAGAATATTTTCCAAGAAGCTCCACTTCACCCTGGAATCCAGTACATCCGATACAAATGTCTGCCTGTTAACTTGTTTTCCTTCATGAAAGTTTTCATCATACCAGACCTACTCagcgaaatattaattttctactatttaaattccatttataaatactttaggTATCAAACGCGTAagcacctttattttatctcggacgttacGAATCATGTTCCAAagatccgtggtcaccgagcgactgAAAACATCCTTCGAAACGTGCGGATAAAATATAgatacgttacgtgcgcgtataatacctgttttatttataaatagaataatgtTACGCGAAAGTGTTAAATCAGCTATATTCATTTTAGCCAAGTCAATAACAATAatgaagatataaaaaagtgGTTAACTAAAGGGTTTTATTGTATTACTATCGTGCTAACATCTTTTGCTTTAttgcacattcataacttcaTGTAAGCTCGTTGCTTTAAattactcttgacctgaccttttgccatgACATCGCCGGTTTATTCGAGGGACGTTTATTAGGCATTATCCTTTCAACGTTTccatatgtttattatttttatattaaaaaaaaaacagataagACAATTGAGTACATAGACAAAACATTCTTAGTCGTATTCTTTATCGCAACCAATCTTACGTTTTGTCAGATAGCAAGATGGTTATAAACGATTCATCTCAAGTAGATCACACAGTTGCCAATAGTATTTTGAACCAAAACGTCTAAATTGAACAAACAATGGAACCAAcagacaaaaacaaacacacaaaagaGAGCAAACAACCAGAATTTATTGAAGACGGTCAACATGGACatgaacaaattaaaaaaaatgaaactttCGGAGAAAAGTTAATGTTTGCGTTAAAAAACATAACGATAGAACCGTGTTTGTTCTTATACATAGTTCCAACAACGATTAACTCTTTGGCAACAACTAACCTTGCTTTAGAAAAAGCATGCCGAGTAAACTTGCAATATTCCGATGAAATTTGTGATTCACTTATGAACTCTGAGTTAGATAACCACAATCCTTACGAAAGAGAAACACAGAATATCCTATCAAACGCTTTGGCCGTTTAAACTTACTTAACAGCTGTAGTGCCCTGTCTTGTAACAGTATTTCTCGCGGCTTATTCAGACAAAACTGGGTACAAAAAGGTATTCATATCAATACCTATGATTGGACAACTTTTAATAAGTATCAATAACATCATCAATGTCTATTTTTATTCAGTGACAAATGTGGAAACCTTCTTGTACGTGGGTGCGGTACTCGAAGGTCTTACTGGAGGAATTTGTGTGTTTGGtactattatttttgcgtacaTATGTGCAATAACATCTATAGAAAGCAGGACATTTAGGGTGGGGTTGGCTAACTTCTCTTTGACTGTTGGGATTCCAATTGGATTATCCACGAGTGGTATATTACTGGGATATATTGGATACTACGGATGCTTTGGACTATCGGCAGGAGTGCAGACATTGAATTTGGCGTACACATTTTTCATGGTAAAAGATCCGCCAAGAAGTGAACAACAAAGAcaggtatgtatattaaaattgtatagaaATGTGCCGTTTATCCCTTAGAcccattgaaaaataattaagaacgGATGAAAATCTTAGAAGACCGTATGTTTGTCGTCACTTCAATCATTATCTattgaataaatgatttaaaaaaaattcagtatatatcaataaatgtCTGGAGAAGGGCAAAGGGTAGGGTTTCATCCCGGTAagaactatagttcccgtggaatttgcgtaaaaacctttattcttttataggtTGCGCTttattcgcgcgggcgaagttACGGGTAAAAGCTAGCGTATAATGATAATTCTTTACATTAGATTTGTATGGGCTATGTATGTgtgatacattttttttaattcaaaccgTCGGAgtttgatttttattcataaatacatattttatgaaacCCTAGTCCAtccgaaaataaatattgaatttatataggtattcgctttgtgaaaaaaatattcggtATTTtcgttgatataaaataaatttaattaactgtCCAACTACATATGCAATCcaacataacatttttattttattgttgtgtgCAAAAAGACTCATCCCGCAAAGAAGAATTCGTGTAAAGACGAGACCATTTAGTTCGCACTGTCAAAAAGTAATCAGCTTTAATTAAGAACCAAGTTTCACACCCTACATGCCCAGCCCTAACTATATAAGCTCTAACCTTGGTTTGCAGCGCGTTAAATTTAACGTgtagatataaatttaatcacgtttttccccttacggggtagacagagccaacagccaaCGCGTAGCATTTTGCCGCTTTTAATCTTGTAGGTGATTCAACTGACGAATCGACCACTTTCGACCACGAATCGACGCTTCGCAAACCTCGCATATCTATATGGGggctttttatacatacataaatattaccaCGTCTTTATACTTTACGTGGCAGTAGAGTCAACAGACTCGGAAAGTCATTTTCCGCTAAttaatggaattgatattcaaattgtttattagcctttctattgaatgacttttacaatctgaacGGAAAGAGATGCATCTAGCACATAATATGTGTTTTTTTCACTACAAGACCAGCATAGAATCTTGCATTTGTTGAATGtgcgcctattcccttagtcacacTTTACGACATCTACGAGAAAACGAAAGAATGGTAGAATAGTCTTAAGTGCTAAAAATTTaagcaaattatttatatatattattattaaattattaatttatttaagcaaTAGACATTCGATCATGCTTTTTTTCCTGTTTAAAGtactcaaaataatattatataatgcgCATGCTCAATCTATTTGTCCCAAACTcacttacaattttaaatgcaCTTTAAGTAATGTCCACCTTGTAAAGGGTGTATATCAAGTTCACTCAAAGGTATCAAGGATAACAGATATGAGTGAAATGTATATTTGATGTCAGTAATGGAAATAACATACTGTTCAAACGAATCTTTAATATTGACACTCCATCCATTGTTCTCATTATCAATGTACATTGTACATGTAATTAGACATGATTAACATTTTGAACATACTGTTTCTTGTTTaggcttaataaataaatgtgagaCAATTTGTAGACTTCTGGTGTTGGattcacaaaatttttgtatCTTCGTCTCAAAGCAGTGTTTCGAATTTGCAATGCAGTtcttataaacattttgtcAAACATAACAACAACTTTTACATAAATAGAGTAATTAACTAATACTAATAGCTTTTCAATTTggttaaatgttttttccttttatgttttaatctttattatgtttatcttTCGGAACAATTTAGTGCGTAcctattatattatctttaccCGGCATCGACAACTAAATCTCCATATTTATAATCCCCTGATATTATTAAACCTTTCGAAttcatttttaagtaaacatCTCCTGTGAACAGACATTATTTTAAGGAAGTTGATTAGGTTAATAATGTGTTGATATTGAGAGTGTGTAAGTTTAAGTGCATATATTTTGTGAAGTGTTATAGTgaaattataatcaaaatgTCTAAAGAAACGGACGGAAAAGAGGAATACGATCCAGAATTCACAGAAAGGGATCCTCTTAAAGAAATAGTAATAGAAGTGAATGAAAAACCAAAGAGTTTCAGGGAGAAATGTTCACACGTGTTTAACAATGTAACTCTAGAACCTACTATGATATTGTTTATAGTATCAGCAATGATATCAATAATTACAACACAGAATTTAAGCTTGGAGAAAGCGTGTAGAGTAGACTTGAATTTTACTGACGAAATATGTTCATCACTTAAACGCCAAGATATAGTAGGTCAGAATCAATATGAAAGAGATACTCAGAAGTTACTGGCTTCAGCTATGGCCTGGAAGACTTATTTGACTGCATCAATACCCTGTGTGATGTCATTATTTGTAGGATCCTGGTCAGACATCACGGGGCATAGGAAAATATTCGTTATCATCCCGATCATAGGGAACATACTCGTGTGCATAAACAGCATGatacacacatattttttctatcaaatgGGACTAAAAGCGTTCGTGTTCAGTGAAGCGATAATAGAAGCGTTCTCTGGTGGTTGGTGTATTACCTTTTTGACAATTTTCGCATTCATAAGTACAATAACGACAGTGGAAAACCGCACTTTTAGAATGGGACTGGTCCATTTTTGCCTGACAGTGAGCTTCCCTATCGGAACGGGATTAAGTGGGATAATGCTGAAGAAATTGGGATATTACGGGTGCTACGCAACGGCGGCTAGTTTGCAGTCCGTGAATTTGTTGTATAATGTTTTCGTTGTGAAAGATCCGAAGAGGACTGCACAACAAAAGAAGGTATAAATACTgagattttgtttaatttgtaatacctattttgtttaatttacacaaATTTCATGGTACGAAAGCCtgttttacaatttgtttacatacaaCCGTTTTGAAACTTAGGCTTTGCCAAAATGACAAGTAAACATAATTCGTGTTGTAGAAACATTTGGTAAAGACACCAAcaattaatgattaaaaatgattcgacaatttttgttgtaagtacttataacaaATGTAACTTACAAATGTAcgttgatataaaatttaaggtACTTTACCATTCATTCATCATACAAATCTTCATATCTTACGGGGTCACCAGACCCTAAAATCAAAAGATTCGAAAAACCACGTTCcgctggatggcttaatgatggaattgagatttttgtGGTAACTCATCGCCTTTAGAATCTGAAGTTTATAAGGGAAAACCTATTGCcttcactatcactacatattataaattccCTTATTTTCTGTcataggtgccgtgtggttcccggcaccaatacaaaaaagaataggaccactccatctctttcccatgga encodes the following:
- the LOC106130234 gene encoding lysosomal proton-coupled steroid conjugate and bile acid symporter SLC46A3 isoform X2 → MELQESNTNLTLENEPKEDDPLHENGKRTQKKKPVGEWIINVFKNITVEPSVFFYIVPMVITGLPSQNLALEKACRVNLQYSTDICDSLMNQTLESQNQYEREVQKVLSSALTVKTYMTAAIPCLLTLFIGCYSDQTGYRKVFITLPMFGQILGCINGVINVYFFSVTNLQTFLYVGAVLDGITGGMCVFGTIIFAFIASITTAENRTFRVGIVNFCLSVGFPVGLSLSGILLRSIGYYGCYGMSAGLQMLNLLYTLVVLKDPPRNEEQKKHDGKGVCHFFRTFFDFTNIKNTVQVVMKKTPDNRRLRLCILLLVVTILFGPMYGEISIMYMSTRYRFNWDEVKFSLFQTYNFITHTIGTIFSITVFSKYLKWHDSILGIISTLSKIAASFVYCFAPNERIFFIAPLVEILNGTALLAMRSIVSKLVEPDELGKINSLFGLTENLMPLLYVPLYTQVYTATMETLPGFVFLMGALMTIPAVAVFFWLFYEHRKYVRKSKVPKTPVD
- the LOC106130234 gene encoding lysosomal proton-coupled steroid conjugate and bile acid symporter SLC46A3 isoform X1, with the translated sequence MSKETDGKEEYDPEFTERDPLKEIVIEVNEKPKSFREKCSHVFNNVTLEPTMILFIVSAMISIITTQNLSLEKACRVDLNFTDEICSSLKRQDIVGQNQYERDTQKLLASAMAWKTYLTASIPCVMSLFVGSWSDITGHRKIFVIIPIIGNILVCINSMIHTYFFYQMGLKAFVFSEAIIEAFSGGWCITFLTIFAFISTITTVENRTFRMGLVHFCLTVSFPIGTGLSGIMLKKLGYYGCYATAASLQSVNLLYNVFVVKDPKRTAQQKKHDGKGVCHFFRTFFDFTNIKNTVQVVMKKTPDNRRLRLCILLLVVTILFGPMYGEISIMYMSTRYRFNWDEVKFSLFQTYNFITHTIGTIFSITVFSKYLKWHDSILGIISTLSKIAASFVYCFAPNERIFFIAPLVEILNGTALLAMRSIVSKLVEPDELGKINSLFGLTENLMPLLYVPLYTQVYTATMETLPGFVFLMGALMTIPAVAVFFWLFYEHRKYVRKSKVPKTPVD